A genomic stretch from Erwinia sp. E_sp_B01_1 includes:
- the rnc gene encoding ribonuclease III — MNPIVITRLQRKLGYTFTHQELLQQALTHRSASSKHNERLEFLGDSILSYVIANALYHRFPRVDEGDMSRMRATLVRGNTLAEMAREFDLGECLRLGPGELKSGGYRRESILADTVEALIGGVFLDSDIQTVEKLILDWYASRLEQISPGDKQKDPKTRLQEYLQGRHLPLPSYLVVQVRGEAHDQEFTIHCQVSGMAEPVVGTGSSRRKAEQAAAEQALIKLGLE; from the coding sequence ATGAACCCCATAGTAATAACCAGGCTCCAGCGAAAGTTGGGCTACACTTTTACCCATCAGGAACTGTTGCAGCAGGCGCTCACTCATCGCAGCGCCAGCAGTAAACATAACGAAAGACTGGAATTTCTGGGCGACTCGATCCTCAGCTACGTGATTGCCAATGCGCTCTATCATCGTTTTCCTCGTGTTGACGAAGGGGATATGAGCCGTATGCGCGCCACGCTGGTTCGCGGTAATACGCTGGCAGAGATGGCCCGGGAATTTGATTTAGGCGAATGTCTGCGTCTTGGACCGGGCGAGCTGAAAAGCGGCGGTTATCGTCGTGAATCGATCCTTGCCGATACCGTTGAAGCGCTGATTGGTGGCGTTTTCCTGGATAGCGATATCCAGACGGTAGAAAAACTGATCCTTGACTGGTACGCCAGCCGCCTTGAGCAGATCAGCCCGGGCGACAAACAGAAAGATCCAAAAACGCGTCTGCAGGAGTATCTGCAGGGTCGCCATTTGCCGCTGCCCTCCTATCTGGTGGTGCAGGTGCGTGGTGAAGCGCATGACCAGGAATTTACTATTCACTGCCAGGTAAGCGGCATGGCAGAACCGGTTGTTGGAACCGGCTCCAGCCGTCGTAAAGCTGAGCAGGCGGCTGCCGAACAGGCGCTGATTAAGCTAGGACTTGAATGA
- the lepB gene encoding signal peptidase I, with protein MANMFALILVIATLLTGIIWCIDKFKWAPARKARLAEADAQAGNTVQSEKAAKQPGWVETAASVFPVLLLVLVVRSFIYEPFQIPSGSMMPTLLIGDFILVEKFAYGIKDPITQTTLIPTGHPKRGDIVVFKYPKDPSMDYIKRAVGLPGDRVTYDPQSKTVTINPGCSGQTCDKALPVTYTDVQPSDFIQTFSGFDGNEVGNGFYQMPQSDSMRGGLRLATRNETLGDVTHSILLVTQAQSQASSYYQQPGQPQSSWVVPAGMYFMMGDNRDNSADSRYWGFVPERNLVGKATAIWMSFEKQEGQWPTGVRLSRIGGIH; from the coding sequence ATGGCTAATATGTTCGCCCTGATTTTGGTGATAGCGACGCTACTCACCGGGATTATCTGGTGTATTGATAAATTCAAATGGGCACCGGCCCGCAAAGCCAGACTGGCAGAAGCGGACGCACAGGCGGGCAATACTGTTCAGTCTGAAAAAGCGGCCAAACAACCAGGCTGGGTCGAAACTGCGGCATCAGTCTTTCCTGTGTTGCTGTTGGTGCTGGTGGTGCGTTCATTTATCTACGAACCTTTCCAGATCCCTTCTGGTTCAATGATGCCAACGCTGCTGATCGGTGATTTCATCCTGGTGGAGAAATTTGCCTATGGAATTAAAGATCCGATCACCCAGACCACGCTGATCCCAACCGGCCATCCAAAGCGCGGCGATATCGTGGTATTTAAATACCCGAAAGATCCAAGCATGGATTATATCAAGCGTGCTGTCGGCTTGCCGGGCGACCGGGTGACTTACGATCCTCAGAGCAAAACGGTCACAATCAATCCGGGCTGCAGCGGTCAGACCTGCGATAAAGCGCTGCCAGTGACTTACACTGATGTTCAGCCAAGCGACTTTATCCAGACTTTCAGCGGCTTTGATGGCAATGAAGTGGGCAACGGCTTCTATCAGATGCCGCAGAGTGACTCTATGCGCGGTGGCCTGCGTCTGGCGACCCGTAATGAAACGCTGGGTGATGTCACTCACTCGATTCTGCTGGTCACTCAGGCACAAAGTCAGGCCAGCTCGTACTATCAGCAGCCTGGTCAGCCTCAGTCCAGCTGGGTTGTGCCTGCCGGAATGTATTTCATGATGGGCGATAACCGTGATAACAGCGCTGACAGCCGTTACTGGGGATTTGTGCCTGAAAGAAATCTGGTTGGTAAGGCCACTGCCATCTGGATGAGTTTTGAAAAGCAGGAAGGGCAATGGCCAACCGGCGTTCGCCTGAGCCGCATCGGCGGTATTCACTGA
- the pdxJ gene encoding pyridoxine 5'-phosphate synthase, which translates to MAELLLGVNIDHVATVRNARGTNYPDPVQAAFVSEQAGADGITVHLREDRRHITDRDVRILRQTIQTRMNLEMAVTDEMVDIACEIKPHFCCLVPEKREEVTTEGGLDVAGQLEKITYAVTRLTEAGILVSLFIDADHRQIDAAMAAGAPYIEIHTGAYAEAEEGRERHAEFVRIRDAAAYAAGKGLKVNAGHGLTYHNVQPIAALPQMHELNIGHAIIGRAVMSGLADAVKEMKELMREARR; encoded by the coding sequence ATGGCTGAATTATTGTTAGGCGTCAATATCGATCACGTTGCGACCGTGCGTAATGCGCGGGGCACCAATTATCCCGATCCGGTTCAGGCGGCGTTCGTCTCCGAGCAGGCCGGAGCCGATGGCATTACGGTACATCTGCGTGAGGATCGCCGTCATATTACCGATCGTGACGTGCGTATTCTGCGGCAGACCATTCAGACCCGCATGAATCTGGAAATGGCCGTGACCGATGAGATGGTCGATATCGCCTGCGAGATCAAACCGCATTTCTGTTGTCTGGTGCCGGAAAAACGTGAAGAGGTAACCACCGAAGGTGGCCTGGACGTAGCCGGCCAGCTTGAGAAAATCACCTACGCGGTGACCCGACTCACTGAAGCGGGCATTCTGGTGTCGCTGTTTATCGATGCCGACCACCGTCAGATTGATGCCGCTATGGCAGCCGGCGCGCCCTATATTGAAATTCATACCGGTGCCTATGCTGAGGCGGAAGAGGGGCGTGAGCGTCATGCCGAGTTTGTCCGGATCAGGGATGCGGCGGCGTATGCTGCGGGTAAAGGGCTGAAGGTGAATGCAGGGCATGGCCTCACTTACCATAACGTCCAGCCCATTGCGGCACTGCCTCAGATGCACGAATTGAACATCGGCCACGCCATTATTGGACGTGCCGTGATGAGCGGTCTGGCGGATGCGGTAAAAGAGATGAAAGAGCTGATGCGGGAAGCGCGTCGCTAA
- the acpS gene encoding holo-ACP synthase: protein MAILGLGTDIVEIARIEGVISRSGDRLAKRVLSENEWAQYQAHQQPVRFLAKRFAVKEAAAKAFGTGIRGGLAFNQFEVYNDELGKPGLRFFQHAKEVANQLGVLYVHVTLADERHYACATVIIEK from the coding sequence ATGGCTATTCTTGGCCTCGGTACCGACATCGTGGAGATTGCCCGTATAGAAGGGGTGATTTCCCGCTCTGGCGACAGGCTGGCAAAACGCGTGCTGAGTGAAAATGAGTGGGCACAGTATCAGGCGCATCAGCAGCCGGTGCGTTTCCTGGCCAAACGTTTCGCCGTGAAGGAAGCGGCGGCAAAAGCTTTTGGCACCGGTATTCGCGGTGGTCTGGCTTTTAATCAGTTTGAAGTTTACAACGACGAACTGGGTAAACCGGGGCTGCGCTTCTTCCAGCATGCAAAGGAAGTGGCCAACCAGCTTGGTGTGTTATATGTGCATGTCACCCTGGCTGATGAGCGGCATTACGCCTGTGCCACGGTGATTATCGAGAAGTGA
- the yfhb gene encoding phosphatidylglycerophosphatase C: MITGQERRVVFFDLDGTLHQQDMFGTFMRYLLWRQPLNLLLVVPLLPVIGAGLLIKGRAARWPMSLLLWSITFGHSENSLRAREKNFAEWFRKRVTAFPVVQQRLTDYLNSSDADVWLITGSPESLVQQVYFDSAFLPKVKLIASQMSRGYGGRVLAMRCLGHEKVARLEEQIGTPLQLYSGYSDSKQDNPLLFFCQHRWRVTPQGELQQLE; the protein is encoded by the coding sequence TTGATAACTGGTCAGGAACGACGCGTGGTGTTTTTCGATCTGGACGGCACGCTGCATCAGCAGGATATGTTCGGCACTTTTATGCGCTATTTACTGTGGCGTCAGCCGCTGAACCTGCTTTTAGTGGTGCCGTTGCTGCCGGTGATTGGCGCAGGTTTACTGATTAAAGGCAGGGCCGCCAGGTGGCCGATGAGCCTGCTGTTATGGTCCATCACCTTTGGTCACAGCGAAAACAGCCTGAGGGCGCGCGAGAAAAACTTTGCCGAATGGTTCCGCAAGCGGGTCACCGCATTCCCTGTGGTTCAGCAACGCCTTACGGACTACCTGAACAGTTCGGATGCTGACGTCTGGTTAATTACCGGATCGCCTGAATCACTGGTTCAGCAGGTCTATTTTGATTCGGCATTTTTGCCCAAGGTAAAACTGATCGCCAGCCAGATGAGCCGGGGTTACGGTGGAAGAGTGCTGGCTATGCGCTGCCTGGGACATGAGAAAGTCGCCCGTCTGGAAGAGCAGATTGGCACGCCTCTTCAGCTTTACAGCGGTTACAGCGACAGTAAGCAGGATAACCCGCTGCTCTTTTTCTGCCAGCATCGCTGGCGCGTCACGCCACAGGGCGAACTGCAACAGCTTGAGTAA
- the tadA gene encoding tRNA adenosine(34) deaminase TadA, producing the protein MIASDEFWMRHALMLARRAWEEGEVPVGAVLVQGDRVIGEGWNRPIGHHDPTAHAEIMALRQGGKVLENYRLLDTTLYVTLEPCVMCAGAMIHGRIDRLVFGAKDEKTGAAGSLIDVLGHPGMNHQVKIEQGVLAEECAGIISDFFRHRRAEKKALRDLLRGHAEEK; encoded by the coding sequence GTGATAGCAAGTGATGAATTCTGGATGCGCCACGCTCTGATGCTGGCGCGTCGGGCCTGGGAAGAGGGTGAGGTCCCCGTGGGTGCCGTGCTGGTTCAGGGTGACAGAGTGATTGGTGAGGGGTGGAACCGCCCTATTGGTCATCATGATCCTACCGCTCATGCTGAAATTATGGCGCTGCGGCAGGGAGGAAAAGTGCTGGAGAATTATCGCCTGCTGGATACCACACTTTATGTCACGCTGGAGCCTTGTGTGATGTGTGCCGGAGCGATGATCCACGGGCGTATCGACCGTCTGGTCTTTGGCGCTAAAGATGAGAAAACCGGTGCTGCCGGTTCCCTGATCGATGTACTGGGTCATCCGGGCATGAATCATCAGGTGAAGATTGAGCAGGGCGTGCTGGCAGAAGAGTGCGCAGGCATCATCAGTGATTTCTTCCGTCACCGCCGTGCTGAAAAAAAGGCGTTGCGCGATCTGCTGCGTGGGCATGCAGAAGAGAAGTAG
- a CDS encoding YfhL family 4Fe-4S dicluster ferredoxin, whose protein sequence is MALLITTKCINCDMCEPECPNQAISMGEAFYEIDAGRCTECVGHYETPTCQQVCPIVNTIITDPAHVESKEMLWEKFVVMHHEQV, encoded by the coding sequence ATGGCCCTGCTTATCACAACGAAATGTATCAATTGCGATATGTGCGAGCCTGAATGCCCCAACCAGGCGATCTCAATGGGCGAAGCCTTTTACGAGATTGATGCCGGGCGCTGCACCGAATGCGTGGGGCACTACGAGACACCTACCTGTCAGCAGGTCTGCCCGATTGTGAATACCATCATTACCGATCCTGCGCATGTTGAAAGCAAAGAGATGCTGTGGGAGAAGTTTGTCGTGATGCATCACGAACAGGTATGA
- the recO gene encoding DNA repair protein RecO, producing the protein MEGWQRAFVLHGRPYSETSLLLDLFSENYGRIRVLAKGARGKRSSLKGALQPFTPLLVRWGGRGEVKTLRSAEPISLALPLSGITLYCGLYVNELLSRVLEQETAFTELFFDYLYCIQALAGVEGSPEPVLRRFELAMLGHLGYGVDFLHCAGSGEEVADEMTYTYRQEKGFIASLVMNNNTFTGRQMRALEERQFPDIDTLRAAKRFTRIALKPYLGGKPLKSQELFRQFVPKKRADVPPEAE; encoded by the coding sequence ATGGAAGGCTGGCAGCGCGCATTCGTCCTGCATGGACGCCCCTACAGCGAAACCAGTCTTCTGCTCGACCTGTTTTCTGAGAATTATGGCCGTATCCGGGTGCTGGCAAAAGGTGCCCGTGGCAAACGTTCCAGCCTGAAAGGCGCTCTGCAACCTTTCACTCCCTTACTGGTACGTTGGGGCGGGCGTGGCGAAGTAAAAACCCTTCGCAGCGCTGAGCCCATCTCCCTGGCACTTCCCCTCTCCGGTATCACGCTCTACTGTGGGCTCTACGTTAATGAGTTGCTTTCCCGCGTGCTGGAACAGGAAACGGCTTTCACCGAACTCTTCTTTGATTACCTCTATTGTATTCAGGCGCTTGCAGGAGTGGAAGGTTCACCTGAACCGGTACTGAGACGTTTTGAGCTGGCGATGCTGGGCCACCTGGGTTATGGGGTGGATTTTCTTCATTGCGCAGGCAGCGGCGAAGAAGTGGCGGATGAGATGACCTATACCTATCGTCAGGAAAAGGGGTTTATCGCCAGTCTGGTGATGAACAACAATACCTTTACCGGGCGCCAGATGCGGGCGCTGGAAGAGCGACAATTCCCGGATATCGATACCCTGCGTGCGGCCAAACGCTTCACGCGTATTGCACTGAAACCCTATCTGGGCGGAAAGCCGTTAAAAAGTCAGGAACTGTTTCGCCAGTTTGTGCCGAAAAAACGCGCAGACGTGCCGCCGGAAGCAGAGTAA
- a CDS encoding PTS transporter subunit EIIC — MEKANRLAGELLQGIGGAENIVRLENCMTRVRVEVNDDDRLVPGQLRQLEGIKGYVRQGNQHQFIVGPGAAAKVVEAMRTLLASPATASPSISQMRSQTKQKYKAPMSDALRQLANVFIPLIPAFIASGLITGIINILKRPDIVGDFATQYPNLLGLAAIFGSAIFTIMNILVGVNTARVFGGSIALGGVMAGILSSPALAQITLFGEKLQPGRGGVIAVLLVVVLMCWIEKRLRQWLPESVELILNPLLTTLITASLAIVALQPLGGLISEAIAQGATLAIDRGGMVVGAVLAGTFLPLVLTGLHQGMVPIHVELVQAHGNNALLPILAMAGVGQVGASLAVLLKTRNARLKKLVKGALPVGILGVGEPLIFGVTLPLGRPFIAACLGGAVGGAVIGYAKVATVITFGISGLPLALTIISGKVMLYLAGWLTAVVCGFLFAWFMGFNDPEE; from the coding sequence ATGGAAAAGGCGAACCGGCTTGCTGGCGAATTATTACAGGGTATAGGCGGGGCGGAAAATATTGTCCGTCTGGAAAATTGTATGACCCGGGTGCGGGTAGAGGTCAATGACGATGATCGACTTGTCCCTGGCCAGCTACGCCAGCTTGAGGGGATAAAGGGGTACGTCAGGCAGGGAAACCAGCACCAGTTTATTGTCGGACCGGGAGCCGCAGCTAAAGTGGTCGAAGCCATGCGTACGCTTCTTGCCTCGCCCGCTACAGCTTCACCCTCCATCAGCCAGATGAGATCGCAGACTAAACAGAAATACAAAGCGCCAATGAGCGATGCCCTGCGCCAGTTAGCTAACGTATTTATTCCCCTCATCCCGGCTTTTATCGCTTCCGGGCTGATTACCGGGATCATCAATATTCTCAAGCGTCCTGATATCGTCGGTGACTTTGCCACTCAGTACCCCAATCTTCTTGGGCTGGCAGCCATTTTTGGTAGCGCTATTTTTACTATCATGAATATTCTGGTGGGGGTGAATACGGCGCGAGTTTTTGGCGGGTCGATCGCCCTGGGCGGGGTGATGGCTGGCATTCTTTCCAGTCCGGCGCTGGCGCAAATCACCCTGTTTGGTGAAAAGCTGCAGCCGGGAAGAGGTGGCGTTATTGCGGTGCTGCTGGTGGTCGTGTTGATGTGCTGGATTGAAAAAAGGCTGCGTCAGTGGCTGCCAGAGTCAGTTGAGCTGATCCTTAACCCGCTTCTGACTACACTTATAACTGCTTCGCTTGCCATAGTGGCGTTGCAACCTCTGGGCGGCCTCATATCGGAGGCCATTGCACAGGGGGCAACGCTGGCAATCGATCGGGGTGGAATGGTGGTGGGGGCCGTGCTTGCGGGGACGTTTTTGCCACTGGTATTAACGGGGTTGCATCAGGGGATGGTGCCTATTCACGTCGAGTTGGTGCAGGCACATGGTAATAACGCGCTGCTGCCCATTCTGGCGATGGCTGGCGTGGGGCAGGTCGGCGCTTCGCTGGCGGTATTGCTGAAAACGCGCAATGCCCGTCTGAAAAAGTTGGTGAAGGGAGCACTGCCCGTGGGTATCCTGGGCGTTGGCGAACCGCTGATATTCGGCGTAACGCTGCCGCTGGGACGGCCTTTTATTGCAGCCTGCCTTGGTGGGGCAGTGGGTGGGGCGGTAATCGGATACGCAAAAGTGGCCACCGTGATCACTTTTGGCATTTCCGGACTGCCGCTGGCGCTCACTATCATCTCTGGTAAGGTAATGCTCTATCTGGCAGGGTGGCTGACTGCGGTAGTCTGCGGTTTTCTCTTTGCCTGGTTTATGGGATTCAATGACCCTGAGGAGTAA
- the murQ gene encoding N-acetylmuramic acid 6-phosphate etherase — protein sequence MDLGALVSETRNGDTMDLDNLSTLEMVTKFNQQDATVAEAVRLTLPEVARAVDAAAASLMAGGRLIYMGAGTSGRLGVLDASECPPTFGVPHGVVVGLIAGGPGALLKAVEGAEDNQELGISDLRAINLKPEDMVVGIAASGRTPYVIGALRFARQLGCRTAALSCNPGSPIAHEAEIAISPVVGPEALTGSTRLKSGTAQKLVLNMISTGAMVRTGKVYQNLMVDMQATNIKLVDRACRMVCQATGCLPEEAETALKQTHYEVKTAILMVLSGYTAEKAKEKLAEHQGFLRAALEDRG from the coding sequence ATGGATCTGGGTGCACTGGTTTCAGAAACGCGAAATGGCGACACAATGGATCTGGACAATTTGTCCACCCTTGAGATGGTAACGAAGTTCAACCAGCAGGATGCGACGGTAGCGGAAGCTGTCCGCCTGACGCTGCCCGAGGTGGCCAGAGCCGTTGATGCCGCTGCCGCCTCACTGATGGCGGGTGGCAGGCTGATTTATATGGGAGCAGGCACCAGCGGACGGCTTGGCGTGCTGGATGCTTCAGAATGTCCTCCCACTTTTGGTGTGCCGCACGGTGTCGTGGTGGGACTGATTGCTGGTGGGCCTGGCGCGCTGCTGAAAGCCGTGGAAGGAGCTGAAGACAATCAGGAACTCGGCATCAGCGATCTGCGGGCGATAAACCTGAAACCCGAAGATATGGTTGTGGGCATTGCTGCTTCAGGCCGAACCCCTTACGTTATCGGTGCTTTGCGCTTTGCCCGGCAGTTGGGGTGCCGTACAGCTGCTCTCTCCTGTAATCCCGGCTCACCCATTGCGCATGAAGCTGAAATCGCTATCTCTCCTGTTGTGGGACCCGAAGCGCTGACCGGTTCAACGCGGCTCAAGTCTGGCACCGCGCAAAAGCTGGTGCTGAATATGATTTCAACCGGTGCCATGGTCAGGACTGGCAAGGTTTATCAGAATCTGATGGTGGATATGCAGGCAACCAACATTAAGCTGGTGGATCGCGCCTGCAGAATGGTTTGTCAGGCTACAGGCTGTCTGCCTGAGGAAGCGGAAACGGCATTAAAGCAGACCCACTATGAGGTCAAAACGGCCATTCTGATGGTATTGAGTGGTTATACGGCTGAGAAAGCTAAAGAAAAACTGGCTGAACATCAGGGATTTTTGCGCGCAGCGCTTGAAGACAGAGGGTAA
- a CDS encoding O-antigen ligase family protein — MNSVLKKTFPSMKAFHYLTILMLVLILPASFLHEKTARVIFYWCGYISLLGCLIEWRGIKSAGRQFELYYPLLLIGLVYLLWSFYAKSQLPEGMKSEFLFTSAKRFILSFVVCLYAFYVFNAGLVSKRGVKKLAQASIACAFVFATLFALFQEFTSTERVVLGINRATMTAYAYSALTMCLLIIMLNTETFKLKGVLIFLIPPVSLYVILLTETRAAMAIHLFLLAAILVKCLRSHHQLKLVYLIPAIVAFVMCLFFAKKIIEVRVSSTVNEIHLYQKGNDHSSLGSRFTMWKTGLIAFKHAPFGETEQARNTYIKKYLAEHGMPRSYAISFLDVHLHNEMIQYASIFGVAGIVVLLYFYITMIFSNGLKGYVLNPVSMIVISTLLYGLTDVLLTSVEYIVMLAVMIVLSKMIMQPDEEREALVVS, encoded by the coding sequence TTGAATAGTGTCTTGAAAAAAACCTTCCCGTCGATGAAAGCCTTTCATTACCTGACGATATTAATGCTGGTACTAATATTACCCGCCTCCTTCCTTCATGAAAAAACAGCCAGGGTTATTTTCTACTGGTGCGGTTATATATCCCTGCTTGGCTGCCTGATTGAATGGAGAGGGATAAAATCAGCTGGCAGGCAATTCGAATTATATTATCCTCTTTTATTGATCGGTCTGGTCTATCTTCTCTGGTCGTTCTATGCAAAGTCGCAATTGCCTGAAGGAATGAAAAGTGAATTTCTTTTCACCTCAGCAAAAAGATTTATATTGTCTTTTGTGGTGTGCTTATACGCTTTCTATGTTTTTAATGCAGGGCTGGTAAGTAAGAGAGGGGTAAAAAAACTGGCTCAGGCTTCCATTGCGTGCGCCTTCGTGTTTGCCACTCTTTTTGCTCTCTTTCAGGAGTTTACCTCCACCGAGCGCGTAGTGCTTGGAATCAATCGCGCTACAATGACGGCCTATGCTTATTCTGCTCTGACCATGTGTCTGTTAATCATCATGTTGAATACGGAAACCTTTAAGCTGAAGGGCGTATTGATTTTTCTGATCCCCCCCGTTTCCCTTTATGTGATTTTGTTGACGGAAACCAGAGCGGCGATGGCCATCCATCTCTTTCTTCTTGCTGCAATTTTAGTGAAGTGCCTCAGAAGCCATCACCAGCTCAAACTTGTCTATCTGATCCCGGCTATTGTCGCCTTCGTCATGTGCCTCTTTTTTGCAAAGAAGATCATCGAAGTGCGTGTTTCTTCCACGGTGAATGAGATTCATCTCTACCAGAAAGGCAACGATCACAGCTCTCTGGGTTCCAGATTCACCATGTGGAAAACGGGGTTGATTGCCTTCAAACATGCGCCATTCGGAGAGACTGAACAAGCCAGAAATACTTATATCAAAAAATACCTGGCAGAGCATGGAATGCCCCGGTCTTATGCCATTAGTTTTCTGGATGTCCATCTTCATAATGAAATGATTCAGTATGCCTCCATCTTTGGTGTGGCCGGTATTGTGGTGCTGCTGTATTTTTATATCACTATGATTTTCAGTAACGGATTAAAAGGTTATGTGCTCAATCCGGTATCGATGATTGTTATCTCAACACTGTTATATGGCCTGACGGATGTTTTACTGACCTCAGTAGAATACATAGTCATGCTGGCGGTGATGATTGTGTTATCAAAAATGATCATGCAGCCTGACGAAGAGAGGGAAGCCTTAGTGGTTTCCTGA
- a CDS encoding MurR/RpiR family transcriptional regulator: protein MSSLLRIRQLYPALAMNERRLADFLLSQPDRARHLSSQKLAEESGVSQSSVVKFAQKLGYKGFPALKLALSESLADKDAITVHNQILSDDPLKIVGEKLLSEKHSAIRATLDINSEEMLLETLRLIRSANRIVLVGIGASGLVAKDFSWKLMKIGINAVAEQDMHALLASVQALHPGDLLLAISYTGERREINLAAQEAQRAGANVLAFTGFTPNTLQQCATHCLYTVAEEQTTRSAAISSTAAQLTLTDLLFMAMIQRDPERASSHIRHSEALVKKLV, encoded by the coding sequence ATGAGTTCACTGCTGCGCATTCGTCAGTTATACCCGGCACTGGCAATGAATGAACGCCGACTGGCCGATTTTCTGTTATCTCAGCCAGACCGTGCCCGCCACCTCAGTTCGCAAAAACTGGCTGAAGAGTCTGGCGTCAGCCAGTCCAGCGTGGTGAAGTTTGCGCAGAAACTGGGTTACAAAGGGTTTCCCGCCCTTAAGCTGGCGCTAAGCGAGTCGCTGGCGGATAAAGATGCCATCACCGTGCATAACCAGATCCTCAGTGATGATCCGTTGAAAATCGTCGGTGAAAAATTGCTTTCCGAAAAGCACTCCGCTATCCGCGCAACGCTGGATATCAACAGCGAAGAGATGCTGCTGGAAACGCTGCGGCTGATTCGCTCTGCCAATCGTATCGTATTGGTGGGTATCGGCGCTTCAGGGCTGGTAGCCAAAGACTTTTCATGGAAGCTGATGAAGATTGGCATTAATGCCGTGGCAGAACAGGATATGCACGCGCTGCTGGCCAGCGTGCAGGCATTACATCCCGGCGATCTGCTGTTAGCCATTTCCTATACCGGCGAGCGTCGTGAAATTAATCTTGCCGCTCAGGAAGCACAACGCGCAGGGGCCAATGTGCTGGCGTTTACCGGTTTTACCCCGAATACGCTGCAACAATGTGCCACCCATTGCCTCTACACCGTAGCCGAAGAACAAACTACGCGTAGCGCGGCCATCTCATCCACGGCGGCGCAACTGACGCTGACCGACCTGCTGTTTATGGCGATGATTCAACGGGATCCGGAGCGGGCATCCAGCCATATCCGCCACAGCGAAGCGCTGGTGAAAAAGCTGGTCTGA
- the era gene encoding GTPase Era — MSEQTTHCGFIAIVGRPNVGKSTLLNQLLGQKISITSRKPQTTRHRIMGIHTEGPYQAIYVDTPGLHMEEKRAINRLMNRAASSSIGDVELVIFVVEGTKWTADDEMVVNKLKDNRVPVLLAINKVDNITDKSILLPHMQFLSEQMNFMDVVPISAESGKNVDTIASIVRKRLPEAVHHFPEDHITDRSQRFMASEIIREKLMRFLGAELPYSVTVEIEQFVTNERGGYNIHGLILVEREGQKKMVIGNKGAKIKVIGTEARKDMEEMFEMKVHLELWVKVKSGWADDERALRSLGYTDDL, encoded by the coding sequence ATGAGCGAACAAACTACCCATTGCGGCTTTATTGCTATTGTAGGCCGCCCGAACGTCGGGAAATCCACCTTACTGAACCAGCTTCTGGGACAGAAGATCTCGATCACCTCGCGCAAGCCACAAACTACGCGTCACCGCATTATGGGCATCCATACCGAAGGTCCTTATCAGGCCATTTACGTGGATACCCCGGGCCTGCACATGGAAGAGAAGCGGGCGATCAACCGTCTGATGAACCGTGCAGCCAGCAGCTCTATCGGCGATGTTGAGCTGGTCATCTTTGTGGTTGAAGGAACTAAGTGGACCGCTGACGATGAGATGGTCGTCAACAAGCTGAAGGATAACCGGGTGCCGGTTCTGCTGGCCATCAATAAAGTGGACAACATCACTGACAAAAGTATCCTGCTGCCGCATATGCAGTTCCTCAGCGAACAGATGAACTTTATGGATGTGGTGCCAATCTCTGCCGAAAGCGGCAAGAATGTGGATACCATCGCCAGCATAGTGCGTAAGCGCCTGCCTGAAGCCGTGCACCACTTCCCGGAAGATCATATCACTGACCGTTCTCAGCGCTTTATGGCGTCAGAGATCATCCGTGAAAAACTGATGCGTTTCTTGGGCGCGGAATTGCCTTACTCGGTAACGGTTGAGATTGAGCAATTCGTGACTAACGAGCGCGGTGGCTACAACATTCATGGTCTGATCCTTGTTGAACGTGAAGGGCAGAAGAAGATGGTGATTGGCAACAAAGGGGCCAAGATCAAAGTCATCGGCACTGAAGCACGTAAAGACATGGAAGAGATGTTCGAAATGAAAGTGCATCTTGAGCTGTGGGTTAAAGTGAAGTCTGGCTGGGCAGATGATGAACGTGCTCTGCGTAGCCTGGGCTACACTGACGACCTCTGA